aatatgtgtattaataaaaagaaatttttcattctttttctgTCTCcttcaaatcttttttttaatagtggTGAAAATATAGACTACAAAAGAGGAGCGCGCACAATGTTATTCGCgtagattttaaaacaaatacaataatgtcAATCACTTAAATAAATCctctaatgataaaatattgagAATAACAACTTTCATAAATCAAATACAAACAATATCAACACAGGCAAAAAAAGATATAAGttgataaattcataataaaattataaaagacCACAAGAGCTCGCATTAACATAATCttacattttgtgaaaacaggattataatatattttctgGGATTTTCTGGAGCAATTCTAATCGTTCAATTAAAATCAgtttctgcccccccccccccaaaaaaaaaaaaagatatgataaAAGAAAACTAAGCAATATACTgctttttattgaatttttataaTCGAAATTACggtgtatataaaaattgttgaaatcgTATAATTGTAATatcttttttagaaaaaaaaataattgtaccCGGTATATACATGACATGaacaaagtttgaaatattccCTTTAATAGATCAAGAACAATCgagtaaacttttaaaatcaaatgcaaATTAATACACTTCTTAATTCTTCGGCACAATAATGAagtgtttaatatatatatatatatatatatatatatatatatatatatatatatatatatatatatatatatatatatatatatctcctaaatttttttaattgttcatgAAAAGCCATTGCTAAAACATTGCTAAAATGGACCTAAATGAAAAAATCCATGCTCATATATTatgtttcaaaagaaaatattcattcTCTAATCACAAATGATAGTAAAAGTAAATCAAAATAGTTATCTTTAGCTttttgttcaggtgagctaacataCAAATTTGTGGTAATCAAAGGTTTACAAAATAccctttaaaaacaaaaggtctgtttaattttaaaaaactccCAGCTGCTTGAGgtcattatataaatttattgaatAGTGCATCCCCAGCAGCATTGGTCGGGATAGTCGGGTCCATACACCTTGTTCTCCAGTCCGTAAACAAAGAAGGTAAATTCCTTTCCTCTGCGTCTGCAGACACACTGTGTCATTGGCACCATACGAATCATGTGGTGCTGAAAGTAACAAAATAACGAGATCGTTGTGATAACATAAACCAAAACGGCTGTTTGGTAGTATCCACTCTTTGCTGAGAAACCGCAtgatgatgacgacgacgaCAATTATTATAATGATGGTGATAATCACACAAACAACCATGATGAGAATGAGGATCAACACAACGATGATGCTAATTAGACAAAAcgttcaaaaaaaaaatgcattactaTATCGAATAACTTTAGCAAAGTCATCGAACATTTGACGACATATTTAGTTCCGAAcatcaaatgaaaatgaattgcttgaacaaaaaaacaaccaaattttacaaagaaaataaatggaTCTGCTGTTTTGGGTAAAATGTGGCATTATTCTCCATTACAAGAATCAATATAAAGTGTTTAGTAAGAATCATGAGATCTTAATTACCTGCATGTGAATCCTCTTCATTGGGAACTGATGACTGCCCACAAAATTGTGGGACACTTCGTTTACTTCCGCTACCGGAAAATTAGCTACCGGCTGTAccttataaattaataataaataaaattaaataaataaataaatcctttacttttatattaatttctttttgtatttcgaatatctttttataacaaaaataccCGGGGCTGCACTTCGTTAAAACCAAGAGTTCCGGTGGTCTGCGAGATCATATAAGCTGGTATCGTCCCCCTCTCTATAACATGCTCCGATACATTATTCACCCTGAAAACAGAATCTGCCGCCTAACTCAATGtcttaaaaataatcataatctCAGTGACTGATCTTCAAGCAATCGATGCATAACTTACCAATTAATGATGAGTTTGATGAACCATTTAAGATTGCATTGACCCTGACAGGCTGGACAAACTACTTTGCCACTACCGCGACACTTTGAAcatcttaaacaaaaaaaaaaccattttaataTAGTTTTTATAGATATTAATATCCAAATGATCTgctaatttcaaatattttagctttaaaatttgcgcatcttttctttatctttttacagagctcttcttcatAAGGAGGCGAATATAGCCCCGAAAACGGTCAcgaccatccagccctcttaatcaAAGCTATGATTCTTACGTGACTCTTCCACGAAAACACCAGGAGCAGCTCACCCTGCAGCTTTTACCATTGCGGGTCACCGTCTTTGAACCCCGGCCACCGCAAGATCTACATTTCACCTGAACACAGAGCTTATCGTATAAATCACATACAATtagattgttttttaaaaatgatgtctTTTAACTTACTTTATCAATTTCTTTGGGTTTAAACATGCGCTTAAATTTAGGCTTCACTGATTTTTATTCATCTTACATTTCGACATCGATTATAATTAATACCAAAAACTCAACTGCTCCCcaattatggatttttttttctgattgaaCATGATTTGTGTTTCTTGTTGATTTGTTAAATTCATTtagaacaaatatatatttaccctTCCGCTACCATTACATCGATCGCATTTTACTTTTCCCTTTGCTTCACATCTGAAACAAGGCTGAAATGAAATGCAGTTCCTGtaaataatatagttattaGTTTGAACCTTCTAATAGGGctagaaaattattaaaaacaatttggaATTTTAGTTTATGACcaacaaatcataaaaaatggAGGCAGATCTGCTTGGCAATCTGTTGACCACCAGGCTTCCTTAAGGTATCTCACtactcatgttttgatttcattgcgcagatgtttaagatgaatatgattttatttatttaatcatcacagatagattattatttcataattacacaacattcataaagaaaatccatttgaattcaagaaacaaacaagttttttagggaactattttttcgtgcggaaggttttttagacgaaaatgacagaaacaagcaattttatgaattttcaatatacttttctttttattatacttaattcgttattcacatttttaacatttgataggtttgtaacatattttataggttctgtgtgacatgtacaaaatcaaatcttgagaatgtgatagccgttgagcataaaatcatgcatatatatagaacatgtctgaatttttttaagccaaattttgcgagaattttacctttgaagccctatatctaaaatttgacatcactgacccccatgttatattatgtcaaaatgatactgaatacatatttaggcaaactggattaattttataaaattcttgatattcaagaagttttcatttcaaatcaaattgtaactattatagaaattgtttattttaagtgcaaaaaggtcaccaACAATTTTATGCagctttgtacaattttttttcgtaatccctctattcagtgtgaccactgtgcataattaaaaacaatatttgaagaaataagtttgcttaatcaaaaatactgacaacaaaccctaatcaggatgaaattgcattttaggtgcaaaaaggtcaattTAAAGGGGCCATAACGCAGAGGGATGAATACTGatcccccattatctttgtattttttaagtttgttttgtctacagatttcaatgatatacttgtcaagaaaatcttgatacaacaacattgaggagtgggataccttaattAAATTCTCATTCAAACTTTCAAACTAATGCTTTTTGCAAACTGACCCTAACAAAGGCAGTGTGGGGTACTTCATGATGCTGAGTTTCGTTTTTGAAAAACTCCTTAAACGTTGCAGGAATTTCCCAAGGACCAGGGGCAGGTCCATTCTGTGATCCGTCAACAAACTGACCtgaaataattgatgaaaacgtcATTTCCAAATGTTAAAGTATTAAATTGCTTTATAAAACGTTTTAGTTATAACTTATTTTCGTTGCTAGTAATGTGAAGAAGGTTATATATACGCTAAAAAAAGTACAAGATCCTTCTTTTAAACTGgctttttgaatttgttttttgacAGATGACTTTTGATTACTATTAATAagcaattaaatttaaatcagAAAAGTATATGAAGTTAATAAAAACTACCAATTTCCTTAATTCATATTGTCAAAAATTCTCGGTGATTTATGATCCAAAAGAGATACTGCACAACGCCATCGGAAAACAATTGTAGAAACAAATATACTTTCTAAGGGTTTTTTACTTCTCCAATCAATAAATCTTTTgacgtacatgtaaatattccGTTGCAAGAAATGTTTGTATACTTCCACACACAGAGCTGTGAGTTAATCAATTATATTTAGGTTAAATTGCGTACTAAGACCtgcttatttttattgaaatatttaatttaatttctaaaCTCATATCACCTGACCGTAAATGTAAGTAATCttttggtttgaaatacattgaCTTAAGTCAGCTTAATTAAATTCTAGCTTTTTGGAAAACGAAGGAGAGTTATAACTCTAGCGATTTATAATCAATTGGCATTGAAAGAAAACCGCTTTTTGGTGTGTGTTATTCTtacaacatgtacataaaaacatAGGAGAGTACCTGATGCCATGAATCTATATTATCAGATTGACCTGACGAGGCGTTAATGATACAATGCGCcttgttttataataaataagagaCTACATATGTCTGGTTCCTATGGAATTAAATAGATTTAATAATTTCTTTAGATTACCATTGAGCTCGacatttatcaaaaactatattctaaaaataatatatgtacacTATACCCtaccgattattttttattaatcaaaaagtACCTCGAAATGGTTCATGGTCCCATTTAGAAGTTCTTTCTTCTGTAAAAGTttctaaaaagtactgaaaaaaaatgacgtttaaTGCAAAATATTCACATATCCTATGCATTATCTTCTCATCATTCACTTTTGTGATTTTCTTTGTTTGATTAACTAAGCAAACCGACTTCCATTTACAGGAAGTTAAATCTTAGAATGGGTTGCATTTACTTCTCCAGGTGTTATTTGGTTATTCAAATTCTTAACGTTGTTTGATGTTTTTATCTTTGTAGAAAATAAACTTACGTGATAGGACGTGGATGATTGTAATTTCTCAAAAGTGAGGCTTTTGGCTGTTCCTGTTCCCCAGCAAGTTTGTTTAGAGACAAACTCAATCAGGGTTTGTCTGGCGGTATCTTCTGTTATAACAGGCGcactttaaatatatacaaacgACATTACATTTCTGTTCTATCATAACCatccaggcttggggtaatgctaaatgtgatggtaatgcattgcaatgcattacatgttttcaaagtaatgctagtaatgtgtaatgccacaaaataagcattacaagtaatggtaatgtaattcattactttccaaaatatagtgtaatgctggcattacatggcattactttgcattactatgcttatttatgcatgttcactttaaaaaatgtgatgaataaatgaatagctgaaattgaattttattaactttattataaagaagaaagaaataattcttgaaataaaaatgttttagttgtatttaaatttaaaaagttttataaaatttcatttttaaattgttcatattactagatataacaacacagtttcataacatttttatgagtgTTGTTTTTCAGAgttttaaagcatttaaacaatttactccaattagtttgcacttcaataaagatgtgtcaacaacacactatacCCCCAGGATAacctaagtatcaaaacaatctattgttataagaagtgctaaacaccccaatccccttccctatGCCATGTCCCAATAGAATAGGGGACATACATGCACCTTTAagggcaaaatgaatgcactgtccatccatgatgaatatcaaaatcacttccaatattataactcatttgaaaataatttctctctctctctctctctctctctctctctctctctctctctgttgtatatgtatattaagtacattagtttggactgatagaaaatacaagattcatgtattttttctattttttcactTAATATATCTTAGGATATAGATTGTCAAACAACTCCCAGCTTCCACTGCACCTGTAGAatgtttatttagtatagctgggaaAATTTTCAAACTAATAGGATGCAGTtttgaaactttgatcataaagTGAAACAgtaatcttttgtcttaaagtgtcctcagcaTAAAGAAAtccaattaaaatatattaagaaatataactggggaAAACCCTCTGtctataaattaatacaattaagtgtccaaaattataaagatttgcgTTATCTGTGGAATtatctctatttagctttttaTTAACtgcaacattattccataaattgttttctattatgcacgaattctgtgtctctatatcatatctgacattgtatcatgccaaatgtctataaatatctttttacttatgtaatatgttgttcataatgccacaagattattatatattgagcaaataaagaatgactcttgtatatatagtcattgaatttgaacctgatactgagcatgaacctgtagatatgttaaagagtgttttatatttgaaacatttgcaaaaactctttatttagctttacttttttaaaacaaagtaatggtaatggtaatgcattactttactcatgtaatggtaatgtaatgcattacttcaagaaaatcaagtaatggtaatggtaatttaatgcccaaattcatgaagtaatggtaaagtaatgcattactttacaatgtaattcgccccaagcctgtaACCATCATATGCTCTTTCATGATGTtgttaaatttacaaaatgtgATTCCCCTTTTCGAATAACCACAATGCCGTTTTTCCTAATTAGTTGACTTAACGTCGATATTTCATATGATAGCAACTATTACCTTGTAAATGTTGGTTGTACATAGTCCTGAGGAGGAGCAAATACCGTGGGAGGAGGGGGAAGAAGAGCtaagaatatatatagaaacatCTTAATATAATGAGaggagttaaaaaaaagttcaagaTAAAATGGGATGACTAATACTGATGCGAAATGcttttatcaaaagtaaaatatctatatatgtattttgatatCTAGCCTTTTTAATCGTTTTCACTTCAGTTCTGCGAACTTCAAACAAGAATTTTTgatgaaatataatatataagaatgtatataatatatttaaaataaaataataaaaagatgtttttataaatttttaaaaattcggGTTCAAATTAATTTGGATTCCTAAAACAGTTAAATACACTAAAATTCACTAATAAAAATGGTCACTATTGATAAAATCTATTATAAGAGGCGCACATAAGTTGTACAGCGGAACTACACACAACATTAAATGATATAGTGTTCACCTATATATTCAGTAAGAATCGAACATGAGAGatagagagatagatagatagatagattccTTCTAAAGGTGTACTCACATTGGTCCATGCGAGCATTATCATAGCCAGCAACTGTGTCGAAACTGACATCCGGTTTGTGCTCATTGTCCTCAATGTACAGACTTTCgctgaaatctttaaaaagaatattacaGAAATTAAATTCAACCATTAAAAAACACACCCTTGGTATCTCCAATTCCAATACATCGAATGATATGGATGTGTCAATGTGATGAGGACGTCTCAGTCaattatctctctttctctctcatctTAGTTTTTTCTCTCGCTGGATATATGGAACACTgggatatatatttaaaatttgtgtcTTCTTAAACACTTGGTGAACATTTGAGCTTCATGCTTGATGAATAATGTGTCATTGCAACCGTCTTGTATAATGGACACAATTTATCTACATGAGATTTGCCTATCGACGTATTTTATCCTTCATTACCTTGCTCGCTCTCATCTATCGTCTGCTCGTCAATTCTAGAAAAAAAGATACGATGAGTTAAGAATTCCATCATCTACAATTTCGAAAACTATGGCCTAGTAGTTTAAAGGAAGCAtgttaaagacaattttttgcCCAAAAACAATTACTATTTTCATGtgttaacatgtataaacacatTATGCCTTGTAAAAATGACGTTATTGAACATACCCAACTTTCGCCATGCCGAACGTCGTCCAATGCCGAAAAGTCCCAAAATATTTCTGACCGACACACGTTTTGAAATCATTTCAAAaccatgaataaaaaataacacaaaaaacTAGCATGAGCAAACATTGGAAGTGATCGAACCGCGGTTTCTCTTTGTAGGAGGTTGTTTAAAATCCACACTGTGTTGGAGAGgtaaaatcaatgatttatttctACATCGACCTTTGCCTTGAAAGCTATATTGTAATAATGCAATAACCGAGTTAGTGATAATAACTTATTTCTACTTGTTAAAGTATCATTAGAAAAGCGTGATATGAATGCTATACGTATTGCTCTGTTTTTTTGTTCTTCATTTTCCTTATAAACAGAGCTGCTTTTGCACACACGGAGAATCCTGAGAGATTCCTTCGAGgaattatgcaaaaaaaagttttcaatacTACTTTTATAGGGTACGAAGTATAACACAAAACCGCTAATTTCACGGTACGGGTATTATCATTGTACAATGTAATCTACTAATAATTGAcgatttctaaaaataaaaatatgaggtCTTTGACACGATTTAGGCTCATATGAATTATCTAGAACACTTAACGTGAGTATTTggaaaatttgtaaaataaacatcttATTGGAAATCCATATAAAAAACAAGATTGCTTGAAATGATCTAAATGATCAAATTGTGCTCAAGCaagcttttatttaaaaaaaaatgattttcatcaaaattgaaattaacgGTTTGAAACTGAAcaaatttggtttttaaaaacaaaaggcgGCTTTTGTACAACTTAGTTTTTGTGTGTATAACATCAATATTTTCGTATGTTATAAACTAACGAGATTTCTTATTGCCTTGCCTGTCatgaaatgattaattttaatttttataacttcta
This is a stretch of genomic DNA from Crassostrea angulata isolate pt1a10 chromosome 4, ASM2561291v2, whole genome shotgun sequence. It encodes these proteins:
- the LOC128179956 gene encoding protein SSUH2 homolog isoform X2, whose protein sequence is MAKVGIDEQTIDESEQDFSESLYIEDNEHKPDVSFDTVAGYDNARMDQSLLPPPPTVFAPPQDYVQPTFTSAPVITEDTARQTLIEFVSKQTCWGTGTAKSLTFEKLQSSTSYHYFLETFTEERTSKWDHEPFRGQFVDGSQNGPAPGPWEIPATFKEFFKNETQHHEVPHTAFVRPCFRCEAKGKVKCDRCNGSGRVKCRSCGGRGSKTVTRNGKSCRVSCSWCFRGRVTCSKCRGSGKVVCPACQGQCNLKWFIKLIINWVNNVSEHVIERGTIPAYMISQTTGTLGFNEVQPRVQPVANFPVAEVNEVSHNFVGSHQFPMKRIHMQHHMIRMVPMTQCVCRRRGKEFTFFVYGLENKVYGPDYPDQCCWGCTIQ
- the LOC128179956 gene encoding protein SSUH2 homolog isoform X3; translation: MMEFLTHRIFFSRIDEQTIDESEQDFSESLYIEDNEHKPDVSFDTVAGYDNARMDQSLLPPPPTVFAPPQDYVQPTFTSAPVITEDTARQTLIEFVSKQTCWGTGTAKSLTFEKLQSSTSYHYFLETFTEERTSKWDHEPFRGQFVDGSQNGPAPGPWEIPATFKEFFKNETQHHEVPHTAFVRPCFRCEAKGKVKCDRCNGSGRVKCRSCGGRGSKTVTRNGKSCRVSCSWCFRGRVTVNNVSEHVIERGTIPAYMISQTTGTLGFNEVQPRVQPVANFPVAEVNEVSHNFVGSHQFPMKRIHMQHHMIRMVPMTQCVCRRRGKEFTFFVYGLENKVYGPDYPDQCCWGCTIQ
- the LOC128179956 gene encoding protein SSUH2 homolog isoform X1, yielding MMEFLTHRIFFSRIDEQTIDESEQDFSESLYIEDNEHKPDVSFDTVAGYDNARMDQSLLPPPPTVFAPPQDYVQPTFTSAPVITEDTARQTLIEFVSKQTCWGTGTAKSLTFEKLQSSTSYHYFLETFTEERTSKWDHEPFRGQFVDGSQNGPAPGPWEIPATFKEFFKNETQHHEVPHTAFVRPCFRCEAKGKVKCDRCNGSGRVKCRSCGGRGSKTVTRNGKSCRVSCSWCFRGRVTCSKCRGSGKVVCPACQGQCNLKWFIKLIINWVNNVSEHVIERGTIPAYMISQTTGTLGFNEVQPRVQPVANFPVAEVNEVSHNFVGSHQFPMKRIHMQHHMIRMVPMTQCVCRRRGKEFTFFVYGLENKVYGPDYPDQCCWGCTIQ